In a single window of the Terriglobus roseus genome:
- a CDS encoding aspartate carbamoyltransferase catalytic subunit yields the protein MSLTAANPHAPHPGSLLSIQDISIEQISSLLALTNHLESMPHRERMARLDGRKVALLFYESSTRTRTSFELAAKSLGAMTTLVSDKSSSIEKGESLHDTGVTLRALGAEAIILRSNYSGAPEVLARCTGLPVLNAGDGMHEHPSQALLDLRTMLKRLGLSESLSANTLGGLTVVITGDVRHSRVARSNAMLLPRLGARVILCGPPELCPKEALSISPGVAIERDFEHALSQANVAMMLRIQRERLAGLDIDTADYIAGYQLDAERLARIAPKTLVMHPGPMVRGLEIDSAVANGPQSAIEEQVKHGLAIRMALLDRALRPETNA from the coding sequence ATGAGCCTCACTGCTGCCAATCCGCACGCCCCTCACCCCGGTTCGCTGCTTTCGATTCAAGACATCTCTATCGAACAGATCAGCAGCCTGCTGGCGCTGACGAACCATCTGGAGTCGATGCCGCACCGCGAGCGCATGGCACGGCTGGATGGCCGCAAGGTTGCGCTGTTGTTCTACGAATCGTCCACACGTACGCGGACTTCGTTTGAACTGGCGGCGAAGTCGCTGGGCGCCATGACCACGCTGGTCAGCGACAAGTCTTCCTCGATTGAAAAGGGCGAGAGCCTGCATGACACCGGCGTGACGCTGCGCGCGCTGGGTGCCGAGGCGATCATTCTTCGCTCGAACTATTCGGGCGCACCCGAAGTGCTGGCGCGATGCACCGGCCTGCCCGTGTTGAACGCGGGGGATGGCATGCACGAGCACCCCTCGCAGGCGCTGCTGGACCTTCGCACGATGCTGAAGCGGCTGGGACTCTCGGAGTCATTGAGTGCCAACACCCTTGGCGGCCTCACGGTGGTCATCACGGGCGATGTGCGGCACTCGCGTGTAGCGCGTTCGAATGCGATGCTGCTGCCGCGGCTGGGTGCGCGTGTGATCCTGTGCGGACCGCCCGAGCTTTGCCCGAAGGAAGCGCTCTCCATCTCACCGGGTGTTGCGATTGAGCGCGACTTTGAGCACGCACTTTCGCAGGCGAACGTGGCCATGATGCTGCGCATCCAGCGCGAGCGCCTTGCCGGTCTCGATATTGATACCGCCGATTACATCGCGGGCTATCAACTCGATGCGGAGCGGCTTGCGCGTATTGCACCCAAAACCCTCGTGATGCATCCCGGGCCGATGGTGCGTGGACTTGAGATTGATTCTGCTGTGGCCAATGGCCCGCAATCCGCCATTGAAGAGCAGGTGAAGCACGGCCTCGCCATCCGCATGGCGCTGCTGGACCGTGCCCTGCGACCGGAGACAAACGCATGA
- a CDS encoding M24 family metallopeptidase has protein sequence MSSNLRIYAVSIGLALAAVSPLSSAAQSKPLESATYRLPAWSQQIAIREGWLARHHALLLDMMRRNHVDMWIVVNEEFHNDPLTEYVAPPRPYTGNRDIFVFINTGTDLRKVAITGYSEDNLKRFFENPDDPIPAEKLLPQLYAQYKPKRIALAMDAKRGAQRSITHDSYQFLAKAMGPEAEGHFVPAADLIEEYCATRIPDEFDTYKLLVGLTDELTKRAFSNEVITPGKTTVGDVRRWLYDAMYANHVTTWFQQDIRLQRKGRDTGTSRGFLAIEPEATVIQPGDLLHVDFGVTGMGLNTDWQKMAYVLLPGEQDVPAGMKVAFAHTSTLQHTLEQSSRPGRKAGEVYAEIMAEMKKQGIEAKVYSHPIGVQGHGLGAALDYRSSEAGAAHDKIQQEGIYLSIELNTATPLPEWNNQKVYMMNEDDAYLTKEGYKTFFPLQDRIYLIQSK, from the coding sequence ATGTCCTCGAACCTGCGCATCTACGCCGTGTCTATCGGCCTTGCCCTTGCTGCCGTCAGCCCGCTGTCCTCCGCAGCCCAGTCGAAGCCGCTTGAGAGTGCAACGTATCGGCTGCCGGCGTGGTCGCAGCAGATCGCCATCCGCGAGGGTTGGCTGGCCAGACATCACGCGCTGCTGCTGGACATGATGCGCCGCAACCACGTGGACATGTGGATAGTGGTCAATGAGGAGTTTCACAATGACCCGCTGACGGAGTATGTGGCACCGCCACGACCCTACACCGGCAATCGCGACATCTTTGTCTTCATCAACACAGGCACAGATCTTCGCAAGGTCGCGATCACGGGGTATTCGGAAGACAATCTGAAGAGATTTTTTGAGAATCCCGACGATCCTATTCCCGCGGAGAAGCTCCTGCCGCAGCTCTACGCGCAGTACAAGCCGAAGCGGATTGCGCTGGCGATGGATGCGAAGCGCGGCGCGCAGCGATCCATCACGCATGACTCGTACCAGTTCCTGGCGAAGGCCATGGGGCCAGAGGCGGAGGGCCACTTCGTTCCTGCGGCCGACCTTATCGAGGAGTACTGTGCGACACGCATTCCCGACGAGTTCGACACATACAAACTGCTGGTGGGACTGACGGACGAACTGACGAAGCGTGCATTCTCCAACGAGGTCATCACACCGGGCAAGACGACGGTTGGCGATGTACGCCGTTGGCTCTACGACGCGATGTATGCGAACCATGTGACCACATGGTTTCAGCAGGACATCCGTCTGCAGCGCAAGGGCCGCGATACTGGCACATCCCGGGGCTTCCTTGCCATTGAGCCCGAGGCGACTGTCATCCAACCGGGTGACCTGCTGCACGTTGACTTTGGTGTGACAGGCATGGGCCTGAACACCGACTGGCAGAAGATGGCCTACGTTCTGCTGCCGGGAGAGCAGGACGTCCCGGCTGGCATGAAGGTGGCGTTCGCGCACACCTCCACGCTGCAGCACACGCTGGAACAGAGCTCGCGGCCCGGACGCAAGGCCGGCGAGGTCTATGCCGAGATTATGGCGGAGATGAAGAAGCAGGGCATTGAGGCGAAGGTCTACAGCCACCCCATTGGCGTGCAGGGCCACGGCCTCGGCGCGGCCCTGGACTATCGCTCGTCGGAAGCGGGAGCGGCGCACGACAAGATTCAGCAGGAGGGCATCTACCTGTCCATCGAGCTGAACACGGCAACGCCACTCCCCGAGTGGAACAACCAGAAGGTGTACATGATGAACGAGGACGATGCGTACCTGACGAAGGAAGGCTACAAGACCTTCTTTCCGTTGCAGGACCGCATCTACCTCATTCAGTCGAAGTAG
- the bshA gene encoding N-acetyl-alpha-D-glucosaminyl L-malate synthase BshA translates to MKIGITCYPTYGGSGVVATELGIELAARGHQVHFITYQQPFRLTGREEGIFFHEVAVTTYPLFQYPPYDLALASRMAEVAEFYGLDLLHVHYAIPHSVSALLARQMLAAKGIRLPFITTLHGTDITLVGQDPGYLPITRFGIEQSDGVTSISAHLKDETERSFGITREIEVIRNFVNCDVYKPDEAKRRELRPRYARADEKIVIHLSNFRRVKRVGDVVETFARIAREVPSRLMLIGDGPDRSIAEHLALQHGIQDRIHFLGKQDSVQDLLPLGDLMLMPSEMESFGLAALEGMACRVPCIATRVGGVPELVEDGVNGMLFPVGDVAAMAAAAIRILKDDTLQQTMAEAARKTAQDKFCTSRIIPMYEQYYEQVLAQ, encoded by the coding sequence ATGAAGATTGGCATCACCTGCTATCCCACCTACGGCGGCAGCGGCGTTGTTGCGACGGAGCTCGGCATTGAGCTTGCCGCGCGCGGCCACCAGGTGCACTTCATCACCTATCAGCAGCCCTTTCGGCTGACCGGCCGCGAGGAAGGCATCTTCTTCCACGAGGTCGCCGTCACGACCTACCCGCTCTTCCAGTACCCGCCCTACGATCTCGCGCTCGCCAGCCGCATGGCCGAAGTGGCCGAGTTCTACGGCCTGGACCTGCTGCATGTGCACTACGCCATTCCGCACTCGGTCAGCGCGCTGCTGGCGCGGCAGATGCTCGCCGCCAAGGGCATACGTCTGCCCTTCATCACTACGCTCCACGGCACGGACATCACGCTCGTCGGCCAGGATCCCGGCTACCTGCCCATCACGCGCTTCGGCATCGAGCAGAGCGACGGCGTGACCAGCATCTCGGCCCACCTGAAGGATGAGACAGAGCGCTCCTTCGGCATCACGCGCGAGATCGAAGTCATCCGCAACTTCGTGAACTGCGACGTCTACAAGCCCGACGAGGCCAAGCGCCGCGAGCTGCGGCCAAGGTATGCGCGCGCAGACGAAAAGATCGTGATCCACCTGTCGAACTTCCGCCGCGTCAAGCGCGTGGGCGACGTGGTGGAGACCTTCGCCCGCATTGCGCGCGAGGTGCCCAGCCGCCTGATGCTGATCGGAGACGGCCCCGACCGTTCCATCGCGGAGCATCTCGCGCTGCAGCACGGCATCCAGGACCGCATCCACTTCCTGGGCAAGCAGGACAGCGTGCAGGATCTGCTGCCCCTGGGCGACCTGATGCTGATGCCGTCCGAGATGGAGAGCTTCGGCCTGGCTGCGCTGGAAGGCATGGCCTGCCGCGTTCCCTGCATCGCCACCCGCGTCGGCGGCGTTCCGGAGCTGGTGGAAGACGGCGTGAACGGCATGCTCTTCCCCGTGGGCGATGTGGCAGCCATGGCAGCAGCGGCGATCCGCATTCTGAAGGACGACACGCTGCAGCAGACCATGGCCGAAGCCGCACGCAAGACCGCGCAGGACAAGTTCTGCACCAGCCGCATCATCCCCATGTACGAGCAGTACTACGAACAGGTGCTGGCACAGTAA
- the pyrR gene encoding bifunctional pyr operon transcriptional regulator/uracil phosphoribosyltransferase PyrR, with product MSDNTTPPATTPRIREKGRLMSASEIDRTLVRLAHQIVEKHEGSGNLGLIGIKRRGVPLAQRLAKIIEGIEKQPVETGVLDISFYRDDLSTAGPKPTVQAGAIGFDIAGRDIVLMDDVLYTGRTIRAALDALFDHGRPRSVRLLVLIDRGHRELPIEAQFIGRVVPTSSKEIIEVKLSEVDGTDSVLLVELTD from the coding sequence ATGAGCGATAACACCACGCCCCCAGCCACGACGCCACGCATTCGCGAAAAAGGCCGGCTCATGTCCGCGTCTGAGATCGACCGCACGCTCGTGCGCCTGGCGCACCAGATCGTTGAGAAGCACGAAGGCAGCGGTAACCTGGGCCTGATCGGCATCAAGCGCCGTGGCGTGCCGCTGGCGCAGCGCCTTGCAAAGATTATTGAAGGCATTGAGAAGCAACCGGTTGAGACGGGCGTGCTCGACATTTCGTTCTATCGCGACGATCTGTCGACCGCCGGCCCCAAGCCCACGGTGCAGGCCGGGGCGATCGGCTTTGACATTGCCGGGCGCGACATCGTCCTGATGGATGACGTGCTGTACACCGGCCGCACCATCCGCGCCGCGCTGGATGCACTCTTCGACCATGGCCGCCCGCGCTCCGTGCGCCTGCTGGTCCTGATCGATCGCGGCCACCGCGAGCTGCCGATTGAGGCGCAGTTCATCGGCCGCGTCGTGCCCACCTCCTCGAAGGAGATCATCGAGGTGAAGCTGAGTGAAGTCGACGGCACCGACAGTGTTCTGCTCGTGGAACTGACGGACTAG
- a CDS encoding zinc ribbon domain-containing protein, with amino-acid sequence MEQSCPRCGASLPVVDDGPAAFCAHCGLPQLTVSEHALREHSETLPHTGSGPAAGRSVHSTSLDWPVAMRILGVATLAGVLPAAAIPSSVADGTVGGLSLLLVPMLSLAVAVAYHRIRPLREMSPATGMRLGGTLGLMMGSLITLLTGIVGFVLRYHFHSHTMDDKIQGASDAMMKQITDTSPPPPELLGFLQSPEFHAGSFIAGYGMTLLLLILAGSICGWIAGALLRARRQRNLG; translated from the coding sequence ATGGAACAAAGCTGCCCCCGCTGTGGCGCGTCGCTGCCGGTCGTCGATGACGGGCCGGCCGCCTTCTGCGCCCATTGCGGCCTGCCCCAACTCACGGTGTCGGAACACGCGTTACGCGAGCACAGCGAAACCCTGCCACACACTGGCTCCGGCCCGGCGGCCGGCCGCTCCGTGCATTCCACATCGCTGGACTGGCCGGTCGCCATGCGCATTCTTGGCGTGGCAACACTGGCGGGCGTGCTGCCTGCCGCAGCTATTCCCAGCTCTGTAGCGGACGGCACCGTGGGCGGCCTTTCCCTGTTGCTCGTCCCCATGTTGTCCCTGGCTGTTGCGGTCGCCTACCATCGCATTCGCCCTCTTCGCGAGATGTCGCCTGCCACCGGCATGCGCCTGGGCGGCACGCTGGGTCTGATGATGGGATCGCTGATCACATTGCTTACGGGCATCGTGGGGTTCGTGCTGCGCTACCACTTCCACTCGCACACCATGGATGACAAGATCCAGGGCGCCTCGGACGCGATGATGAAGCAGATCACCGACACCTCGCCACCGCCTCCCGAGCTGCTCGGCTTCCTGCAGTCTCCAGAATTTCACGCGGGCAGCTTCATCGCCGGCTATGGCATGACCCTACTGCTGCTGATCCTGGCCGGATCCATCTGCGGCTGGATTGCCGGCGCACTTTTGCGTGCACGGCGGCAGCGCAACCTGGGCTGA
- a CDS encoding SDR family NAD(P)-dependent oxidoreductase: protein MDGMNIQDKAPGVVLSLTGRVALVTGGSRGIGAATVRLFRQAGARVAFSYRVAEEQALALQAEMGGPSVCYAIRQELASAGDGDALVAAAAEHFGRLDCMIANHGIWPPHDAPVGSMTDTQWRGTLSVNLDSVFGLVRAAVAQMQRQTVSPGQSRGHIVLVSSTAGQRGEAFHADYAASKGALISMTKGLSTELAGEGIYVNCVAPGWVRTEMSGATLDDPATAGKVFGAIPLGRVATPDEIAGPILFLCTPWAGFVSGEIFNVNGGAVLVG, encoded by the coding sequence ATGGACGGTATGAATATTCAGGACAAGGCGCCGGGTGTGGTGCTTTCGCTGACAGGGCGGGTCGCCCTTGTGACGGGTGGATCGCGCGGCATTGGTGCCGCAACGGTGCGGCTGTTTCGGCAGGCGGGTGCGCGTGTAGCGTTCAGCTATCGCGTGGCAGAGGAGCAGGCGCTGGCCCTGCAGGCGGAGATGGGCGGGCCGTCGGTGTGCTACGCCATCCGGCAGGAGCTGGCATCGGCAGGGGACGGCGACGCCCTGGTGGCCGCTGCGGCCGAGCATTTCGGGCGGCTGGACTGCATGATTGCAAATCACGGCATCTGGCCTCCGCATGACGCACCCGTCGGCAGCATGACAGATACCCAGTGGCGCGGCACGCTCTCGGTGAATCTGGACAGCGTCTTCGGGCTGGTGAGGGCGGCGGTGGCTCAGATGCAGCGGCAGACGGTCTCGCCGGGGCAGTCGAGGGGGCACATCGTCCTGGTGAGCTCCACCGCAGGGCAGCGCGGCGAGGCCTTCCATGCCGACTATGCCGCAAGCAAAGGAGCGCTGATCAGCATGACCAAGGGCCTTTCGACGGAGCTTGCGGGCGAAGGGATTTACGTCAACTGCGTCGCGCCGGGCTGGGTGCGGACCGAGATGTCCGGGGCAACGCTCGACGACCCGGCGACGGCGGGGAAGGTCTTCGGGGCCATCCCCCTGGGCCGTGTCGCCACGCCGGATGAAATCGCCGGGCCGATCCTCTTCCTGTGCACGCCCTGGGCCGGGTTTGTCTCCGGGGAGATCTTCAACGTCAACGGCGGTGCGGTGCTGGTGGGGTAA